From Vibrio crassostreae, one genomic window encodes:
- the oppF gene encoding murein tripeptide/oligopeptide ABC transporter ATP binding protein OppF translates to MSVDKQLLLDIKDLKVHFSIAAKSAWPWAKPSNLKAVDGVDIHLYEGETLGVVGESGCGKSTFARAIIGLVEATDGEVMWLGQDLTKMQEVQRRETRKEIQMIFQDPLASLNPRMSVGDIIAEPLETFYPELSKQEVKDRVKEMMAKVGLLPNVINRYPHEFSGGQCQRIGIARALILKPKMIICDEPVSALDVSIQAQVVNLLKELQKELGLSLVFIAHDLSVVKHISDRVLVMYLGNAVELGESDALFSDPKHPYTKALMSAVPIPDPRLERSKTIQMLEGDLPSPINPPSGCVFRTRCPQATEACAQTKPTIQGDDVHAVSCLHVQV, encoded by the coding sequence ATGAGTGTAGATAAGCAGTTATTATTAGATATTAAAGACCTGAAAGTTCACTTTAGCATCGCAGCTAAATCAGCGTGGCCTTGGGCAAAACCGTCAAACCTGAAAGCTGTTGATGGCGTTGATATTCACCTTTACGAAGGAGAAACGCTAGGTGTAGTAGGTGAGTCTGGTTGTGGTAAATCGACATTTGCTCGTGCAATCATTGGTTTGGTTGAAGCGACAGACGGCGAAGTTATGTGGTTAGGCCAAGACCTAACTAAAATGCAGGAAGTACAGCGTCGTGAAACTCGTAAAGAGATTCAGATGATCTTCCAAGACCCACTAGCATCGCTAAACCCGCGTATGTCTGTTGGTGATATTATTGCTGAACCTCTAGAGACTTTCTACCCAGAGCTTTCTAAACAGGAAGTGAAGGATCGAGTTAAAGAGATGATGGCAAAGGTTGGTTTACTACCAAACGTAATCAACCGTTACCCGCATGAGTTCTCAGGCGGTCAGTGTCAACGTATCGGTATCGCACGTGCTCTTATCTTAAAACCTAAGATGATCATCTGTGATGAACCAGTTTCGGCATTGGATGTATCTATCCAAGCTCAAGTAGTTAACCTTCTGAAGGAGCTACAAAAAGAGCTAGGTTTGTCTTTGGTATTCATCGCGCACGATTTGTCGGTTGTTAAACACATTTCTGACCGCGTGTTGGTGATGTACTTAGGCAACGCGGTAGAACTTGGCGAATCAGATGCATTGTTCTCTGATCCTAAGCACCCATACACCAAAGCGTTGATGTCTGCAGTTCCAATTCCAGACCCACGCTTAGAGCGCAGCAAAACCATTCAGATGTTGGAAGGTGATCTCCCATCGCCAATCAACCCGCCATCTGGTTGTGTGTTCCGTACTCGTTGCCCACAAGCAACAGAGGCATGTGCGCAAACTAAGCCAACGATTCAAGGCGATGACGTTCACGCAGTATCTTGCTTGCACGTACAAGTCTAG